In Spodoptera frugiperda isolate SF20-4 chromosome 12, AGI-APGP_CSIRO_Sfru_2.0, whole genome shotgun sequence, a single window of DNA contains:
- the LOC118262348 gene encoding ATP-binding cassette sub-family F member 1 isoform X1: MSKKKGNKKNQDFDEDFEEKKTITSDSHEVTSKSKGKGKKKGKSNAGDWSDSDEDVPKKVVASDDEDVPKPAAKKSQKKAKNKKKGHDSDDEQDDTKSTTSSATNATPKPAAKGSKKKKGKGKKDDDWSSEGSDVELKEVSEEEIVKPVSKKKTKNKKKNIDAESSDEEDHDHDDSKSVVSNVSSNPAKPASKSKSKKGKGKKEDWPDEESDKELKMPSEEEEEIVIPVVKSKGKNKKKNNIDDIEAELKKFEVKDPEPEPEVPVKSKDKSKKSSKKEEIVEPEASPDEAAMETDDKVPELPEKEKEEPAEKKMSHKEKKKLKKQQEYEKQMELLTKKGGQGHSDLDANFTVSQAQKTAGQMAALENAVDIKVENFSISAKGKDLFVNANLLIANGRRYGLVGPNGHGKTTLLRHLAQRAFPLPPHIDILLCEQEVTASDMSAVDTLLEADVKRTELLKECKELEAIIEKGDLSKQDRLNEVYAELKAIGADSAEPRARRILAGLGFSREMQDRATKNFSGGWRMRVSLARALYIEPTLLMLDEPTNHLDLNAVIWLDNYLQGWKKTLLVVSHDQSFLDNVCNEIIHLDTQKLYYYKGNYSMFKKMYAQKRKEMIKEYEKQEKRLKDLKAHGQSKKQAEKKQKDALTRKQEKNRSKAQREDEESAAPTALLQRPKEYIVKFSFPDPPPLQPPILGLHNVFFNFPGQKPLFKGVDFGIDLNSRIAIVGPNGVGKSTFLKLLVGELNPVQGELIRNHRLRIGRFDQHSGEHLTAEETPAEYLQRLFGLQYEKARKALGTFGLASHAHTIKMMDLSGGQKARVALAELTLMAPDVVILDEPTNNLDIESIDALADAINDYKGGVVIVSHDERLIRETDCALYVIEDQTINEVDGDFDDYRKELLESLGETINSPSIIANAAVQQ; encoded by the exons ATGTCGAAAAAGAAGGGAAATAAGAAAAATCAAGATTTCGATGAGGATTTCGAGGagaaaaaaactattacaaGCGATTCTCACGAGGTAACCTCTAAAAGTAAAGGAAAAGGGAAAAAGAAGGGTAAAAGCAACGCAGGCGACTGGAGTGATAGTGATGAAGACGTTCCGAAGAAGGTGGTAGCGTCTGATGACGAGGACGTTCCTAAACCAGCAGCAAAGAAATCACAAAAGAAAG CCAAGAACAAGAAGAAGGGTCATGACTCTGATGATGAACAGGATGATACAAAATCAACAACGAGTAGTGCCACAAATGCTACTCCTAAACCAGCAGCCAAGGGCAGTAAAAAGAAGAAAG GCAAAGGTAAGAAAGACGACGATTGGTCTTCTGAAGGCAGTGATGTGGAGCTCAAAGAAGTATCAGAAGAAGAGATTGTGAAGCCTGTtagtaaaaagaaaa ctaaaaataaaaagaaaaatatagacGCGGAATCGTCTGATGAAGAGGATCATGACCATGATGATTCTAAATCAGTAGTTAGCAATGTTTCTAGTAATCCAGCCAAACCAGCTTCTAAGTCAAAGAGCAAAAAAG GTAAAGGAAAGAAAGAAGACTGGCCAGATGAAGAGAGTGATAAGGAATTAAAAATGCCTTCAGAGGAGGAGGAAGAAATTGTAATCCCTGTAGTTAAGAGTAAAG gtaaaaataaaaagaagaacAATATCGATGACATAGAGGCAGAGTTGAAGAAGTTTGAGGTGAAAGACCCTGAGCCTGAACCAGAGGTGCCCGTCAAATCAAAG gATAAATCCAAGAAATCTAGTAAAAAGGAAGAAATAGTTGAACCAGAAGCCTCTCCTGATGAAGCTGCAATGGAGACTGACGATAAAGTACCAGAGTTaccggagaaggagaaggaagAGCCGGCTGAGAAGAAAATGAGTCACAAAGAGAAGAAGAAGTTGAAGAAACAGCAAGAGTATGAGAAGCAGATGGAGTTGTTGACTAAGAAGGGAGGACAGGGACACAGTGATCTAGATGCCAACTTCACTGTTAGTCAGGCGCAGAAAACTGCTG gTCAAATGGCAGCATTAGAAAACGCAGTGGACATTAAAGTAGAAAACTTTTCAATTAGCGCTAAGGGCAAAGATTTGTTCGTGAACGCCAACCTATTGATCGCTAACGGTCGGAGGTACGGTCTTGTAGGCCCTAATGGTCATGGAAAGACCACGTTGTTGAGGCATCTGGCCCAACGTGCCTTCCCTCTCCCTCCTCACATAGATATACTGCTGTGTGAGCAAGAGGTCACTGCTAGTGATATGAGTGCCGTTGATACTCTGCTTGAGGCTGATGTTAAGAGGACTG AATTGCTCAAGGAATGTAAAGAATTGGAAGCTATCATAGAAAAGGGAGATCTTAGCAAACAAGATAGGTTAAATGAG GTATACGCAGAATTGAAAGCTATTGGCGCGGACTCTGCCGAGCCGCGCGCGCGTCGTATCCTGGCCGGTCTCGGGTTCAGTCGGGAGATGCAGGACCGAGCTACTAAGAACTTCTCCGGAGGTTGGCGTATGAGAGTGTCGCTTGCTAG AGCGCTGTACATAGAGCCAACATTACTGATGCTTGACGAACCTACAAACCATTTAGATCTGAACGCCGTCATCTGGTTGGATAA CTACCTCCAAGGTTGGAAGAAGACACTCCTAGTAGTGTCCCACGACCAGTCTTTCTTAGACAACGTATGTAATGAGATCATCCACTTAGATACACAGAAGTTGTACTATTACAAGGGTAATTACTCCATGTTCAAGAAGATGTACGCGCAGAAGAGAAAGGAAATGATCAAGGAATATGAGAAGCAGGAGAAGAGATTGAAAGACTTGAAGGCGCATGGACAGTCGAAGAAACAGGCT GAGAAGAAACAGAAGGACGCGTTGACTCGTAAACAGGAGAAGAACCGCAGTAAGGCGCAGCGCGAGGACGAGGAGAGCGCCGCGCCCACCGCGCTGCTGCAGCGGCCCAAGGAGTACATCGTCAAGTTCTCCTTCCCCGACCCGCCGCCGCTACAGCCCCCTATACTTGGGTTACACA ATGTGTTCTTCAATTTCCCGGGCCAGAAGCCTCTGTTCAAAGGCGTGGACTTTGGTATTGACTTGAACTCACGTATCGCCATCGTTGGCCCCAACGGAGTGGGCAAGTCCACCTTCCTCAAACTGCTAGTGGGTGAACTAAACCCCGTGCAAGGAGAACTTATTAGGAATCATAGGCTG AGGATAGGTCGCTTCGACCAGCATTCCGGCGAACATCTAACAGCCGAGGAGACTCCAGCCGAATACCTTCAGAGGCTGTTCGGCCTTCAATACGAGAAGGCTCGCAAGGCGCTCGGTACCTTCGGCCTGGCTAGTCACGCGCACACTATCAAGATGATGGATCTCAGTGGAGGACAGAAAGCCAGGGTTGCGCTGGCTGAACTGACTCTAATGGCACCCGATGTTGTTATTTTG GACGAGCCTACAAACAACTTGGACATCGAGAGTATAGACGCGTTGGCGGACGCGATCAACGACTATAAGGGCGGCGTGGTCATAGTGTCCCACGACGAGCGACTTATCAGGGAGACCGACTGCGCGCTCTACGTCATCGAGGACCAGACTATCAATGAG GTGGACGGTGACTTCGACGACTACCGTAAGGAGTTGCTGGAGAGTCTCGGCGAGACCATCAACTCTCCGTCTATCATCGCGAACGCGGCGGTCCAACAGTAA
- the LOC118262348 gene encoding ATP-binding cassette sub-family F member 1 isoform X2 — protein MFLVIQPNQLLSQRAKKGKGKKEDWPDEESDKELKMPSEEEEEIVIPVVKSKGKNKKKNNIDDIEAELKKFEVKDPEPEPEVPVKSKDKSKKSSKKEEIVEPEASPDEAAMETDDKVPELPEKEKEEPAEKKMSHKEKKKLKKQQEYEKQMELLTKKGGQGHSDLDANFTVSQAQKTAGQMAALENAVDIKVENFSISAKGKDLFVNANLLIANGRRYGLVGPNGHGKTTLLRHLAQRAFPLPPHIDILLCEQEVTASDMSAVDTLLEADVKRTELLKECKELEAIIEKGDLSKQDRLNEVYAELKAIGADSAEPRARRILAGLGFSREMQDRATKNFSGGWRMRVSLARALYIEPTLLMLDEPTNHLDLNAVIWLDNYLQGWKKTLLVVSHDQSFLDNVCNEIIHLDTQKLYYYKGNYSMFKKMYAQKRKEMIKEYEKQEKRLKDLKAHGQSKKQAEKKQKDALTRKQEKNRSKAQREDEESAAPTALLQRPKEYIVKFSFPDPPPLQPPILGLHNVFFNFPGQKPLFKGVDFGIDLNSRIAIVGPNGVGKSTFLKLLVGELNPVQGELIRNHRLRIGRFDQHSGEHLTAEETPAEYLQRLFGLQYEKARKALGTFGLASHAHTIKMMDLSGGQKARVALAELTLMAPDVVILDEPTNNLDIESIDALADAINDYKGGVVIVSHDERLIRETDCALYVIEDQTINEVDGDFDDYRKELLESLGETINSPSIIANAAVQQ, from the exons ATGTTTCTAGTAATCCAGCCAAACCAGCTTCTAAGTCAAAGAGCAAAAAA aGGTAAAGGAAAGAAAGAAGACTGGCCAGATGAAGAGAGTGATAAGGAATTAAAAATGCCTTCAGAGGAGGAGGAAGAAATTGTAATCCCTGTAGTTAAGAGTAAAG gtaaaaataaaaagaagaacAATATCGATGACATAGAGGCAGAGTTGAAGAAGTTTGAGGTGAAAGACCCTGAGCCTGAACCAGAGGTGCCCGTCAAATCAAAG gATAAATCCAAGAAATCTAGTAAAAAGGAAGAAATAGTTGAACCAGAAGCCTCTCCTGATGAAGCTGCAATGGAGACTGACGATAAAGTACCAGAGTTaccggagaaggagaaggaagAGCCGGCTGAGAAGAAAATGAGTCACAAAGAGAAGAAGAAGTTGAAGAAACAGCAAGAGTATGAGAAGCAGATGGAGTTGTTGACTAAGAAGGGAGGACAGGGACACAGTGATCTAGATGCCAACTTCACTGTTAGTCAGGCGCAGAAAACTGCTG gTCAAATGGCAGCATTAGAAAACGCAGTGGACATTAAAGTAGAAAACTTTTCAATTAGCGCTAAGGGCAAAGATTTGTTCGTGAACGCCAACCTATTGATCGCTAACGGTCGGAGGTACGGTCTTGTAGGCCCTAATGGTCATGGAAAGACCACGTTGTTGAGGCATCTGGCCCAACGTGCCTTCCCTCTCCCTCCTCACATAGATATACTGCTGTGTGAGCAAGAGGTCACTGCTAGTGATATGAGTGCCGTTGATACTCTGCTTGAGGCTGATGTTAAGAGGACTG AATTGCTCAAGGAATGTAAAGAATTGGAAGCTATCATAGAAAAGGGAGATCTTAGCAAACAAGATAGGTTAAATGAG GTATACGCAGAATTGAAAGCTATTGGCGCGGACTCTGCCGAGCCGCGCGCGCGTCGTATCCTGGCCGGTCTCGGGTTCAGTCGGGAGATGCAGGACCGAGCTACTAAGAACTTCTCCGGAGGTTGGCGTATGAGAGTGTCGCTTGCTAG AGCGCTGTACATAGAGCCAACATTACTGATGCTTGACGAACCTACAAACCATTTAGATCTGAACGCCGTCATCTGGTTGGATAA CTACCTCCAAGGTTGGAAGAAGACACTCCTAGTAGTGTCCCACGACCAGTCTTTCTTAGACAACGTATGTAATGAGATCATCCACTTAGATACACAGAAGTTGTACTATTACAAGGGTAATTACTCCATGTTCAAGAAGATGTACGCGCAGAAGAGAAAGGAAATGATCAAGGAATATGAGAAGCAGGAGAAGAGATTGAAAGACTTGAAGGCGCATGGACAGTCGAAGAAACAGGCT GAGAAGAAACAGAAGGACGCGTTGACTCGTAAACAGGAGAAGAACCGCAGTAAGGCGCAGCGCGAGGACGAGGAGAGCGCCGCGCCCACCGCGCTGCTGCAGCGGCCCAAGGAGTACATCGTCAAGTTCTCCTTCCCCGACCCGCCGCCGCTACAGCCCCCTATACTTGGGTTACACA ATGTGTTCTTCAATTTCCCGGGCCAGAAGCCTCTGTTCAAAGGCGTGGACTTTGGTATTGACTTGAACTCACGTATCGCCATCGTTGGCCCCAACGGAGTGGGCAAGTCCACCTTCCTCAAACTGCTAGTGGGTGAACTAAACCCCGTGCAAGGAGAACTTATTAGGAATCATAGGCTG AGGATAGGTCGCTTCGACCAGCATTCCGGCGAACATCTAACAGCCGAGGAGACTCCAGCCGAATACCTTCAGAGGCTGTTCGGCCTTCAATACGAGAAGGCTCGCAAGGCGCTCGGTACCTTCGGCCTGGCTAGTCACGCGCACACTATCAAGATGATGGATCTCAGTGGAGGACAGAAAGCCAGGGTTGCGCTGGCTGAACTGACTCTAATGGCACCCGATGTTGTTATTTTG GACGAGCCTACAAACAACTTGGACATCGAGAGTATAGACGCGTTGGCGGACGCGATCAACGACTATAAGGGCGGCGTGGTCATAGTGTCCCACGACGAGCGACTTATCAGGGAGACCGACTGCGCGCTCTACGTCATCGAGGACCAGACTATCAATGAG GTGGACGGTGACTTCGACGACTACCGTAAGGAGTTGCTGGAGAGTCTCGGCGAGACCATCAACTCTCCGTCTATCATCGCGAACGCGGCGGTCCAACAGTAA
- the LOC118262346 gene encoding kallikrein-8-like → MMKIGSIFLHFLIPIVFVFGFITTCAGENVKKSVDDNRDDNGETNDESKDESLDIPVESEPNNITCTRRQNSQMHEILAAGHQQFPFMAAIMSQQNEYLCSGVVVANGLILTTAQCTQQPLSYILLNTTTDKKDDTTVSLHVIKTERFPTFTGSDSLKDIGIVYTEKHNNSIATKIILSNYTNPRNVLDLEGIGFGLNADIGQTKELQYVGMENRSPEEVTDVLKIYFDCVETKVTTCFKDTGGPVLFDKELMGIVIKGQEECSKEMSSTYAVNKRMVDVIPTYAFKAWLDEKIKKNDEQEHVALVAYPGLPVRRAHNLEGLHKFTSSRVEISTSTPAHIFTGIVCIFALY, encoded by the coding sequence ATGATGAAGATTGGTTCAATTTTTCTGCATTTTCTAATTCCCATTGTATTCGTATTTGGTTTTATTACTACGTGTGCTggtgaaaatgtaaaaaaaagtgttgATGATAATAGAGATGACAACGGCGAAACAAACGATGAGTCCAAAGACGAATCCCTGGACATTCCCGTTGAAAGTGAACCCAACAATATTACGTGCACAAGAAGACAAAATAGCCAAATGCATGAGATACTGGCGGCAGGTCATCAGCAATTTCCATTCATGGCCGCCATAATGTCTCAACAAAACGAATACTTGTGTTCTGGTGTAGTGGTCGCTAATGGATTAATATTAACTACAGCGCAGTGTACTCAGCAACCACTAAGTTACATACTATTAAATACTACAACTGATAAAAAAGACGACACCACCGTGTCGCTTCACGTGATAAAAACTGAACGCTTCCCCACTTTTACTGGATCGGACTCTCTAAAAGATATTGGTATTGTGTATACGGAGAAACACAATAATAGTATTGCAACCAAAATAATTCTTAGCAATTACACTAACCCTCGCAATGTTCTTGACTTGGAAGGTATAGGATTTGGATTGAATGCTGATATTGGACAAACGAAAGAGCTTCAGTATGTTGGTATGGAAAACCGTTCACCAGAAGAAGTAACAGACGTTTTGAAAATCTATTTTGACTGCGTTGAAACCAAGGTAACAACATGTTTCAAAGATACTGGTGGCCCAGTTTTATTTGATAAGGAGCTTATGGGTATTGTCATAAAAGGCCAAGAGGAATGTTCAAAAGAAATGTCATCCACGTACGCTGTAAACAAAAGGATGGTTGATGTTATACCGACGTATGCTTTTAAGGCGTGGCTagatgaaaaaattaaaaagaatgaTGAACAAGAACATGTTGCACTAGTGGCTTATCCAGGACTACCAGTTAGAAGGGCACATAATCTCGAAGGTCTTCATAAGTTCACGAGTTCGAGAGTAGAAATAAGTACATCAACTCCTGCGCATATTTTTACAGGAATTGTGTGTATCTTTGCACTTTAttga
- the LOC118262345 gene encoding uncharacterized protein LOC118262345 isoform X1, which produces MNSDSSEGTSGGVIIKPSARRSIHSYKDDRLRSNETMGRYGLNKSNTQNGPEGADRGVDETDNVMSKMARQTSPLSIRKKKINRSNSYSQDEDNSDDNTTNVLSKSLPATLPSRFRYSDDSDVEDSFSNYLSKSRAEDESYQSAKNRSNISLERDPSLPHQQKLNAFSKVNPRTTQPQPANTSRGIILPIFLVIIAVFSYFILNNQTTIQTQDKSTQTNYDEIKFENSLRDLQEKYNIDDDSILKLKSGISTIISRMDTGAFIFFYNGNKINFDAIKFGKFTDEVAYTAAKYLRSEMSSIQHTVVESANLDMQEHGQLISRYKDDVNRSGVMLVKEVDAVPSDLAMAFHYYCDEYDPLVKKSAIFFTLNKANCSNISVSKSTHEFVEKCLTKKWKTVSPENIRPLVTRVVNVIIDVTSAF; this is translated from the exons atgaatagtgATTCTTCAGAAGGG ACATCTGGGGGGGTTATTATCAAGCCGTCAGCTCGAAGGAGTATTCATAGCTATAAAGACGATAGGTTAAGATCAAATGAAACAATGGGTAGGTATGGGCTGAACAAATCTAACACCCAAAATGGGCCAGAAGGTGCTGATAGAGGAGTGGACGAAACGGACAATGTAATGAG CAAAATGGCTCGTCAAACAAGTCCACTATcaataagaaagaaaaagataaacagATCAAATTCATATTCACAGGATGAGGATAATTCGGATGACAATACTAC CAATGTGCTTTCAAAATCTTTACCTGCAACACTTCCGTCACGTTTCCGTTACAGTGATGATTCTGATGTTGAAGATAGCTTTTCCAACTATTTATCAAAGTCAAGAGCTGAAGATGAAAGTTACCAGTCAGCAAAGAATAGAAGTAACATCAGTTTAGAACGTGATCCATCGTTACCTCATCAACAGAAGTTGAACGCCTTTTCAAAAGTCAATCCTAGGACAACACAACCCCAGCCAGCAAACACATCACGAGGCATTATTCTTCCAATATTCTTAGTCATTATAGctgtattttcatattttatattaaataatcaaaCAACGATCCAGACTCAAGATAAATCAACGCAAACTAATTatgatgaaattaaatttgaaaatagTTTAAGAGACCTCCAGGAGAAATACAATATTGATGATGATTCTATTCTGAAACTGAAGAGTG GTATATCAACAATAATCTCACGGATGGACACAGGAGCTTTTATATTCTTCTATAACGGCAATAAGATCAATTTCGATGCTATTAAGTTCGGCAAGTTCACAGACGAAGTCGCTTACACAGCTGCTAAATATTTgc GTAGCGAAATGTCTTCCATACAACATACAGTAGTGGAAAGTGCAAACCTGGACATGCAGGAACATGGACAGCTGATCTCAAGGTACAAGGATGACGTCAACAGATCCGGGGTGATGCTCGTCAAAGAAGTAGACGCAGTACCTTCAGACCTGGCCATGGCCTTCCACTATTACTGCGATGAATATGATCCTCTTGTCAAGAAGAGTGCTATATTTTTCACTCTGAATAAGGCTAATTGTTCAAATATatcag tgTCAAAATCAACGCATGAATTCGTCGAAAAGTGTCTTACAAAGAAATGGAAGACTGTTTCCCCAGAAAACATAAGGCCACTAGTAACCAGAGTGGTCAATGTCATTATTGATGTGACCAGTGCATTTTAA
- the LOC118262345 gene encoding uncharacterized protein LOC118262345 isoform X2 — translation MNSDSSEGTSGGVIIKPSARRSIHSYKDDRLRSNETMGRYGLNKSNTQNGPEGADRGVDETDNVMSKMARQTSPLSIRKKKINRSNSYSQDEDNSDDNTTDDSDVEDSFSNYLSKSRAEDESYQSAKNRSNISLERDPSLPHQQKLNAFSKVNPRTTQPQPANTSRGIILPIFLVIIAVFSYFILNNQTTIQTQDKSTQTNYDEIKFENSLRDLQEKYNIDDDSILKLKSGISTIISRMDTGAFIFFYNGNKINFDAIKFGKFTDEVAYTAAKYLRSEMSSIQHTVVESANLDMQEHGQLISRYKDDVNRSGVMLVKEVDAVPSDLAMAFHYYCDEYDPLVKKSAIFFTLNKANCSNISVSKSTHEFVEKCLTKKWKTVSPENIRPLVTRVVNVIIDVTSAF, via the exons atgaatagtgATTCTTCAGAAGGG ACATCTGGGGGGGTTATTATCAAGCCGTCAGCTCGAAGGAGTATTCATAGCTATAAAGACGATAGGTTAAGATCAAATGAAACAATGGGTAGGTATGGGCTGAACAAATCTAACACCCAAAATGGGCCAGAAGGTGCTGATAGAGGAGTGGACGAAACGGACAATGTAATGAG CAAAATGGCTCGTCAAACAAGTCCACTATcaataagaaagaaaaagataaacagATCAAATTCATATTCACAGGATGAGGATAATTCGGATGACAATACTAC TGATGATTCTGATGTTGAAGATAGCTTTTCCAACTATTTATCAAAGTCAAGAGCTGAAGATGAAAGTTACCAGTCAGCAAAGAATAGAAGTAACATCAGTTTAGAACGTGATCCATCGTTACCTCATCAACAGAAGTTGAACGCCTTTTCAAAAGTCAATCCTAGGACAACACAACCCCAGCCAGCAAACACATCACGAGGCATTATTCTTCCAATATTCTTAGTCATTATAGctgtattttcatattttatattaaataatcaaaCAACGATCCAGACTCAAGATAAATCAACGCAAACTAATTatgatgaaattaaatttgaaaatagTTTAAGAGACCTCCAGGAGAAATACAATATTGATGATGATTCTATTCTGAAACTGAAGAGTG GTATATCAACAATAATCTCACGGATGGACACAGGAGCTTTTATATTCTTCTATAACGGCAATAAGATCAATTTCGATGCTATTAAGTTCGGCAAGTTCACAGACGAAGTCGCTTACACAGCTGCTAAATATTTgc GTAGCGAAATGTCTTCCATACAACATACAGTAGTGGAAAGTGCAAACCTGGACATGCAGGAACATGGACAGCTGATCTCAAGGTACAAGGATGACGTCAACAGATCCGGGGTGATGCTCGTCAAAGAAGTAGACGCAGTACCTTCAGACCTGGCCATGGCCTTCCACTATTACTGCGATGAATATGATCCTCTTGTCAAGAAGAGTGCTATATTTTTCACTCTGAATAAGGCTAATTGTTCAAATATatcag tgTCAAAATCAACGCATGAATTCGTCGAAAAGTGTCTTACAAAGAAATGGAAGACTGTTTCCCCAGAAAACATAAGGCCACTAGTAACCAGAGTGGTCAATGTCATTATTGATGTGACCAGTGCATTTTAA
- the LOC118262347 gene encoding anaphase-promoting complex subunit 15B-like encodes MNIPFPVLTPRLVDPLWFNADSPCDEETELTALEQANQLWLNSIGQQYMKRAPLGKADPEPMEEEADTDEEEGNDESDESEESHDEDEEEDVPASYSPARNNNELEPDSLDDINDGTDLNSSDQSALWPIQ; translated from the exons ATGAATATTCCTTTCCCAGTTTTGACTCCGCGTTTAGTAGACCCCTTGTGGTTTAACGCAGATAGTCCATGTGACGAAGAAACTGAGTTAACtgctttggaacaagcaaaccAACTTTGG TTGAACTCTATTGGCCAGCAGTACATGAAGCGTGCCCCACTTGGGAAAGCTGATCCTGAGCCTATGGAGGAAGAAGCAGACACTGACGAGGAGGAAG GTAATGATGAATCAGACGAATCTGAGGAATCTCATGATGAAGATGAAGAGGAGGACGTTCCAGCTTCATACTCCCCTGCCCGGAACAATAATGAGTTGGAACCGGACAGCTTAGATGATATCAACGATGGAACTGATCTCAACAGCTCCGATCAAAGTGCACTATGGCCTATACAatag
- the LOC118262344 gene encoding uncharacterized protein LOC118262344: protein MFPYFNEFKIIIFSYWIHAVLPMSLIADKNPSPYPAHWNTDIAEYLVVKGLVPNEKDLPNEKSLSSASIAKDMDSDVTYLLSKLPDDELIKLLNEQPSKSEYNLKDIVKLATKYTTNLAPPKEKESTLSKALAQFKGIFESPKKNKKMLTSFEKPKQEAPVFRLENKEVDPFASNRGADPQYLAVQKLNNLLYSNPSEVESDKKNDEEDEKKELLFDVLVAQLKTLCCKRNKPSKKKDRTKLKLKALLNDIMPQPIIQKPYVPEHKYSQTTAPNEHMFLIINDEIKSNGSDDGLISVDPESLGSNSSVMLLGPIATPLSEAQLKIVMMRITNELSKPEYIPLLQQISEGTLSDENIRLVNSLVSGPQTRRYIKPHRCNHQSRLSKVYGGPKWLVCTGYLNLNAASLYD, encoded by the exons ATGTTTCcgtattttaatgaatttaagataataattttctCATATTGG ATACACGCAGTGCTTCCGATGTCTTTAATAGCAGATAAAAACCCATCGCCATATCCCGCTCATTGGAACACTGATATAGCAGAATATTTAGTTGTAAAAGGGTTAGTGCCAAATGAAAAAGATTTACCAAATGAAAAAAGTTTGTCAAGCGCATCGATAGCAAAAGATATGG ATAGCGACGTCACGTATCTTCTTTCGAAATTACCTGACGACGAATTAATTAAGCTACTAAACGAACAACCTAGTAAAtctgaatataatttaaagGACATTGTCAAACTTGCTACTAAATATACGACTAATTTAGCCCCACCAAAAGAGAAAGAAAGTACCTTGAGCAAAGCTCTTGCACAATTTAAAGGCATATTTGAGAGTcctaagaaaaataagaaaatgttaaCAAGTTTTGAGAAACCTAAACAAGAGGCGCCAGTCTTTCGGCTTGAAAATAAAGAAGTTGACCCATTCGCTTCTAACCGAGGCGCTGATCCTCAATATCTCGCTGTACAAAAACTGAACAATTTATTGTATAGTAATCCTTCAGAAGTAGAATCAGATAAAAAGAACGATGAAGAAGATGAGAAGAAAGAATTGTTATTTGATGTACTTGTCGCTCAATTAAAAACACTTTGTTGCAAACGAAATAAGCCATCCAAAAAGAAGGATAGAACTAAATTGAAGCTCAAGGCTTTGTTGAATGACATAATGCCACAACCGATAATTCAGAAACCTTACGTACCAGAACACAAATACTCACAAACCACAGCGCCAAACGAAcacatgtttttaataataaatgacgAAATAAAGAGTAATGGAAGTGACGATGGACTTATATCGGTGGATCCAGAGAGTCTTGGTTCAAACAGCAGCGTGATGTTACTGGGACCCATAGCAACACCACTTTCCGAAGCCCAACTAAAAATTGTG ATGATGCGCATTACAAACGAACTATCGAAACCGGAATATATACCACTATTGCAGCAAATATCTGAAGGGACACTCAGTGATGAAAATATAAGACTTGTGAACAGCTTGGTATCAGGACCCCAAACACGAAGATACATTAAGCCTCACAGATGTAACCACCAGTCCAGACTATCAAAAGTATATGGTGGCCCCAAATGGCTAGTTTGTACAggatatttaaatttaaatgcagCTAGCTTGTATgattaa
- the LOC118262639 gene encoding DNA-3-methyladenine glycosylase 1-like, with the protein MAENEILRCGWLTKDPLYIKYHDEEWGKPQYNNDALFEMLCLEGQQAGLSWLTILKKRENYRKIFFNFDPHKISKLTEKDVKLILNESGVVRHKGKIDSIINNAKCYLQMKNEGEDFSNFIWSFVNKKPIINTWKHHKDIPPETPESTALSKALKKRGFKFVGSKICYAFMQACGLVNDHVLNCMCYNIYK; encoded by the coding sequence ATGGCAGAAAATGAAATTCTTAGATGTGGATGGTTGACAAAAGACccattatacataaaatatcacGATGAAGAGTGGGGCAAACCACAATATAATAACGACGCTTTGTTTGAAATGTTGTGTTTAGAAGGCCAACAAGCAGGGCTCTCGTGGTTAACGATATTGAAGAAGAGGGAAAACTAtagaaagatattttttaactttgatcCTCACAAAATATCAAAGTTAACGGAAAAGgatgtgaaattaattttgaatgaatCTGGAGTTGTAAGGCATAAAGGAAAAATAGATTCAATAATAAACAATGCCAAATGTTACTTGCAAATGAAAAACGAAGGTGAAGatttttccaattttatttggagttttgtcaataaaaaacCCATTATCAATACTTGGAAACACCACAAAGACATCcctcccgaaacaccagaatcTACAGCCTTATCTAAAGCTTTGAAAAAAAGGGGTTTTAAGTTTGTGGGCTCCAAAATATGTTACGCATTCATGCAAGCATGTGGTCTTGTCAATGATCATGTTTTAAACTGTATGTGTtacaatatatataaataa